Proteins from a single region of Campylobacter sp. RM16704:
- a CDS encoding ComF family protein, giving the protein MRCFNCHGFSLTSFCSACREELLEYSLGIRKLEGNFKVYYFYQYEQIKHLIHFKHKFQGYFVLNALAKLSFAKFKDFFNPSYEINAIALDDKTYKDYSHTAILTHHLKTKFIKPMYHTLQASSEIKYSGKNLQFRKSNKRLYKLLKYPKYPVILVDDIVTTGLSLLEAKEILEKNNIEVLFALVLANAKFDIM; this is encoded by the coding sequence GTGAGATGTTTTAATTGTCATGGTTTTTCTCTTACAAGTTTTTGTTCAGCTTGTAGAGAAGAATTGTTGGAATATTCTTTAGGTATTAGAAAACTAGAAGGTAATTTTAAGGTTTATTATTTTTACCAATACGAGCAAATTAAACATTTGATCCACTTTAAGCATAAATTTCAAGGGTATTTTGTTTTAAATGCATTAGCAAAACTAAGTTTTGCTAAATTTAAAGATTTTTTTAATCCTTCCTACGAGATTAATGCTATAGCATTAGATGATAAAACCTATAAAGATTATTCTCATACAGCTATTTTAACTCATCATTTAAAAACTAAATTTATAAAACCCATGTATCATACTTTGCAAGCTAGTTCAGAGATAAAGTATAGTGGTAAGAATTTACAATTTCGCAAAAGCAACAAGAGATTGTATAAACTTTTAAAATACCCAAAATACCCAGTAATTTTAGTAGATGATATTGTAACCACAGGTTTGAGTTTGCTTGAAGCAAAAGAAATTTTAGAAAAAAATAATATTGAAGTACTTTTTGCTTTAGTTTTAGCTAATGCAAAATTTGATATAATGTGA
- a CDS encoding DASS family sodium-coupled anion symporter — protein MSSNAKTLIVVADLVLFMALLYFSPFGETKVNQGLSLLVFIAILWLSEALHVTITAILVPVLAAVLGLLPTSKALTGFADSNIFLFFGGFALAAAMHHQKLDKLIAHKILTLAKGHLGLSSLYIFITTAFLSMWMSNTATAAMMLPLAIGMLASLDPEKNRNTYVFILLGIAFSASIGGIGTIVGTPPNAIVATQLHINFAQWLKYGIPIVLVFLPAMILILYFVFKPKFNMQVNLHTEKIELTKPRLVTLIIFLIVALSWIFSGKINPIIENLFGYKIANLDAIIALLAAVLVCTFRVIDWKNIQKNTDWGVLMLFGGGITLSVVLRDSGASKVMADTIISFIEDGHLFIIGLIVAFFIVFLTEFTSNTASAALLVPLFISIADTLGVPALGLALVIAIGASCAFMLPVATPPNAIVFGTGYIKQQEMVKVGIILNIFCSTSLAIIAYFFWL, from the coding sequence ATGAGTTCAAATGCAAAAACACTAATAGTCGTTGCTGATTTAGTGTTGTTTATGGCTTTGCTATATTTTTCGCCTTTTGGAGAAACTAAAGTAAATCAGGGCTTATCTTTACTAGTCTTTATAGCTATTTTATGGCTCAGTGAAGCCTTACATGTTACTATTACAGCTATTTTAGTTCCTGTTTTAGCCGCTGTTTTAGGATTATTACCTACTTCTAAAGCTCTAACTGGTTTTGCTGACTCTAATATATTTTTATTTTTTGGTGGATTTGCTCTAGCAGCTGCAATGCATCATCAAAAACTAGACAAACTCATTGCACATAAAATTTTAACTCTTGCTAAAGGACATTTAGGTTTGTCTAGTTTGTATATTTTTATCACAACTGCTTTTTTATCAATGTGGATGAGTAATACCGCAACAGCCGCAATGATGCTTCCACTTGCTATAGGAATGTTAGCTTCGCTTGACCCAGAAAAAAATAGAAATACTTATGTATTTATTCTCTTAGGTATAGCTTTTAGTGCTAGTATAGGTGGTATAGGTACTATAGTAGGAACTCCTCCTAATGCTATTGTTGCTACGCAATTACACATTAATTTTGCTCAATGGCTAAAATATGGTATTCCAATTGTTCTAGTTTTTCTACCAGCAATGATTTTAATTCTATATTTCGTATTTAAGCCAAAATTTAATATGCAAGTAAACTTACATACGGAAAAAATAGAACTTACTAAACCGAGACTTGTTACTTTAATTATATTTTTAATTGTGGCTTTATCTTGGATTTTTAGTGGAAAAATAAATCCTATTATAGAAAATCTTTTTGGATACAAAATAGCAAATTTAGATGCTATTATAGCTTTACTTGCAGCAGTTTTAGTTTGTACTTTCAGAGTTATTGACTGGAAAAATATACAAAAAAATACAGACTGGGGTGTTTTAATGCTATTTGGAGGTGGAATAACTCTAAGTGTTGTATTAAGGGATTCAGGTGCTAGTAAAGTAATGGCTGATACTATTATATCTTTTATAGAAGATGGGCACTTGTTTATTATAGGATTGATTGTTGCGTTCTTTATAGTATTTTTAACAGAATTTACATCAAATACTGCTTCAGCAGCATTACTTGTTCCTTTGTTTATATCTATTGCAGATACTTTAGGTGTTCCTGCTTTAGGACTTGCATTAGTCATAGCTATAGGTGCATCTTGTGCATTTATGCTACCAGTTGCAACACCTCCAAATGCTATAGTTTTTGGTACAGGATATATCAAACAACAAGAAATGGTAAAAGTAGGAATTATACTAAATATATTTTGCTCAACTAGTCTTGCTATTATTGCTTATTTCTTTTGGCTTTAG
- the gyrA gene encoding DNA gyrase subunit A codes for MENIFTKDSDIENIDIESSIKSSYLDYSMSVIIGRALPDARDGLKPVHRRILYAMNDLGVGSRSAYKKSARIVGDVIGKYHPHGDTAVYDALVRMAQDFSMRYPSVDGQGNFGSIDGDGAAAMRYTEARMTILAEELLRDIEKDTVDFVPNYDDSMSEPDVLPARVPNLLLNGSSGIAVGMATNIPPHSLNELIDGLLYLIDNKNANLEEIMQFIKGPDFPTGGIIFGKKGIIEAYRTGRGRVKVRAKTHIEKRANKDVIVIDELPYQTNKARLIEQIAELAKEKQIEGIAEVRDESDREGIRVVIELKRDAISEIVLNNLFKSTTMESTFGVIMLAIHNKEPKVFSLIELLNLFLNHRKTVIIRRTIYELQKARARAHILEGLKIALDNIDEVIALIKNSPDNPTAKNLLMQKFGLSELQSNAILDMKLGRLTGLEREKIDNELRELLTEIERLDQILKSETLLENLIKDELKEMRTKFDVPRITQIEDDYDDIDIEDLIPNENMVVTITHRGYIKRVPSKQYEKQKRGGKGKVAVTTYDDDFIENFFTANTHDTLMFVTDRGQLYWLKVYKIPEGSRTAKGKAVVNLINLQADEKIMAIIPTTDFDESKSLCFFTKNGIVKRTNLSEYQNIRSVGVKAINLDENDELVTAIIVARDENEITNANIDESLETENILEIEVNENSEELENIVSGKMLFAVTKKGMCIKFPLAKVREIGRVSRGVTAIKFKEKGDEVVGAVVIENDTQEILSVSAKGIGKRTDAGEYRLQSRGGKGVICMKLTAKTKDLIGIVIVDESMDLMALTSSGKMIRVDMQSIRKAGRNTSGVIVVNVENDEVVSIAKCPKEEEDLELENESNMDKLK; via the coding sequence ATGGAAAATATTTTTACTAAAGATTCAGATATTGAAAATATAGATATAGAAAGTTCTATAAAAAGTAGTTATTTAGATTATTCTATGAGTGTTATCATAGGCCGTGCTTTACCTGATGCTAGAGATGGTTTAAAACCGGTTCATAGAAGAATTTTATATGCTATGAATGATTTAGGTGTAGGAAGTCGTAGTGCATATAAAAAATCAGCCCGTATAGTAGGGGATGTAATTGGTAAATATCATCCACATGGTGATACCGCTGTATATGATGCTTTAGTTAGAATGGCACAAGATTTTTCTATGCGCTATCCAAGCGTTGATGGGCAAGGTAATTTTGGCTCAATTGATGGAGATGGTGCTGCAGCTATGCGTTATACTGAAGCTAGAATGACAATTTTAGCTGAAGAGCTTTTGCGTGATATAGAAAAAGACACAGTTGATTTTGTACCAAATTACGATGATTCTATGAGCGAACCTGATGTTTTACCTGCTAGAGTTCCAAATTTATTGCTTAATGGTTCAAGTGGTATTGCAGTAGGTATGGCTACTAATATACCTCCACATAGCTTAAATGAGCTTATTGATGGTTTGCTTTATTTAATTGATAATAAAAATGCAAATTTAGAAGAGATTATGCAATTTATTAAAGGGCCTGATTTTCCAACTGGTGGCATTATATTTGGCAAGAAAGGTATTATAGAAGCTTATCGCACAGGTCGTGGTAGAGTTAAGGTAAGAGCAAAAACTCATATAGAAAAAAGAGCAAATAAAGATGTAATAGTCATAGATGAGCTTCCTTATCAGACTAATAAAGCAAGATTAATTGAGCAAATTGCTGAACTTGCCAAAGAAAAGCAAATTGAAGGTATTGCTGAAGTTAGAGATGAAAGTGATAGAGAAGGGATTCGTGTAGTAATTGAACTAAAACGCGATGCTATAAGTGAGATTGTTTTAAACAATCTTTTTAAATCTACTACTATGGAAAGCACTTTTGGTGTGATTATGCTTGCAATACATAATAAAGAACCAAAGGTTTTTTCTTTAATTGAGCTTTTAAATTTATTCTTAAATCACAGAAAAACTGTAATTATTAGAAGAACTATTTATGAATTACAAAAGGCTAGAGCTAGAGCACATATTTTAGAAGGTTTGAAAATTGCTTTAGACAATATTGACGAAGTGATAGCTTTGATTAAAAATTCTCCCGATAACCCAACGGCTAAAAATTTATTAATGCAAAAATTTGGTTTAAGTGAGCTTCAATCGAATGCAATTTTAGATATGAAGCTAGGCCGTTTAACAGGACTTGAAAGGGAGAAAATCGATAATGAATTAAGAGAGTTATTAACAGAAATTGAAAGACTTGATCAAATTTTAAAAAGCGAAACTTTACTTGAAAATTTAATAAAAGATGAATTAAAAGAAATGAGAACAAAATTTGATGTTCCAAGAATTACTCAAATTGAAGATGATTATGATGATATTGATATAGAAGATTTAATACCAAATGAGAATATGGTAGTTACCATCACTCATCGTGGTTATATCAAACGTGTTCCAAGTAAGCAATATGAAAAACAAAAACGTGGCGGTAAAGGCAAAGTTGCAGTTACAACTTATGATGATGATTTTATAGAAAACTTCTTTACAGCAAATACACATGATACTTTGATGTTTGTCACTGATCGTGGGCAACTTTACTGGCTTAAAGTTTATAAAATTCCAGAAGGAAGTAGAACTGCCAAGGGTAAAGCTGTGGTTAATCTTATTAATTTACAAGCAGATGAAAAAATCATGGCAATTATTCCAACCACTGATTTTGATGAGAGTAAATCATTATGTTTCTTTACTAAAAATGGTATCGTAAAACGCACCAATTTAAGTGAATATCAAAATATTAGAAGCGTAGGTGTAAAAGCGATTAATTTAGATGAGAATGATGAGCTTGTTACCGCGATCATCGTAGCAAGAGATGAAAATGAAATTACAAATGCAAACATAGATGAAAGTTTAGAAACAGAAAATATTCTAGAAATTGAAGTAAATGAAAATAGTGAAGAACTAGAAAATATTGTTAGCGGTAAAATGCTTTTTGCAGTTACCAAAAAAGGCATGTGTATTAAATTCCCACTTGCTAAGGTTAGAGAGATTGGTCGTGTAAGTAGAGGAGTTACTGCAATTAAATTTAAAGAAAAAGGCGATGAAGTTGTAGGTGCTGTTGTCATAGAAAACGATACACAAGAGATTTTAAGTGTAAGTGCTAAAGGTATAGGCAAACGCACTGATGCTGGAGAGTATAGACTCCAAAGTAGAGGTGGTAAGGGTGTAATTTGTATGAAGCTTACTGCTAAAACTAAAGATTTAATCGGTATTGTTATAGTAGATGAGAGTATGGATTTAATGGCTTTAACAAGTAGTGGTAAAATGATACGTGTTGATATGCAAAGCATTAGAAAAGCAGGTAGAAACACTAGTGGTGTTATAGTAGTAAATGTTGAAAATGATGAAGTTGTAAGTATAGCTAAGTGTCCTAAAGAAGAGGAAGATTTGGAATTAGAAAATGAAAGTAATATGGATAAACTAAAATAG
- the mapA gene encoding outer membrane lipoprotein MapA encodes MIKRVLIFILALFFSACAVNSNNNQKIAKVNEAIKIQEQCYNLSDSKAYEAKIKGLVYISDVGLKYCSNKRTIDKSISLKKVYIHRIYDLNENLKYSLSGTKKYYINENFNYYFYVFLKEELQNRGIIVVENISDSPYVLKVDLSFNDFYSKFDSNSLFSIIASQLTLKDINTNKTINIKTRQEVKGFYKINDLPFFTQLLIKQVANKSADIISSL; translated from the coding sequence ATGATTAAAAGAGTACTTATATTTATTTTGGCTTTATTTTTTAGTGCGTGTGCAGTAAATTCTAATAATAATCAAAAGATTGCTAAAGTTAATGAAGCTATAAAAATTCAAGAACAATGTTATAACCTTTCAGATTCTAAAGCTTATGAAGCAAAAATTAAAGGTCTTGTGTATATTAGTGATGTAGGACTTAAATATTGTTCTAATAAAAGAACTATAGACAAAAGTATTTCTTTGAAAAAAGTATATATTCATAGGATTTATGATTTAAATGAAAATTTAAAATATTCACTTTCAGGGACAAAAAAATATTATATTAATGAAAATTTTAATTATTATTTTTATGTTTTTTTAAAGGAAGAATTGCAAAATAGAGGTATTATTGTAGTAGAAAATATAAGTGATTCTCCTTATGTATTAAAAGTTGATTTGAGCTTTAATGATTTTTACTCTAAATTTGATTCAAATTCTCTTTTTTCTATAATAGCTAGTCAGTTAACATTAAAAGATATTAACACAAATAAAACTATTAATATTAAAACAAGACAAGAGGTAAAAGGATTTTATAAGATTAATGATTTGCCTTTTTTTACCCAGCTTCTTATTAAGCAAGTGGCAAATAAATCCGCAGATATTATAAGTTCTTTGTGA
- the thiF gene encoding thiamine biosynthesis protein ThiF, translated as MMRIKFNGRVIDIHFKNTLEFFQSVSKNENDVWIVNGFATKEKIKLSENDELFCIEKNTLPPYEALDAMMRARHTPKLHDKLKKASVAVCGLGGLGSHIAINLARSGVGRLHLIDFDIVEPSNLNRQAYMIEDLGKFKAEALKDQISKINPFIEVFAQILKIEKENIAELFIDDDIVCEAFDSAIYKALLMQNFHQIYPHKTLICASGLAGYGDSNSIQTRKIANNFYICGDLKNEAKMGNGLMAPRVNICAGHQANLVLELLANFSL; from the coding sequence TTGATGAGAATTAAATTTAATGGTAGAGTGATAGATATACATTTTAAAAATACTTTGGAATTTTTTCAAAGCGTGAGTAAAAATGAAAATGATGTATGGATAGTCAATGGCTTTGCGACAAAAGAGAAAATAAAATTAAGCGAAAATGATGAACTTTTTTGTATAGAAAAAAACACTTTACCTCCTTATGAAGCTCTTGATGCGATGATGAGAGCAAGACATACCCCAAAACTTCATGATAAACTTAAAAAAGCAAGTGTAGCAGTTTGTGGCTTAGGTGGGTTAGGGTCTCATATAGCCATAAACTTGGCAAGAAGTGGAGTTGGTAGGCTTCACTTGATTGATTTTGATATAGTTGAGCCAAGTAATCTTAACCGCCAAGCCTATATGATAGAAGATTTAGGTAAATTTAAGGCTGAAGCTTTAAAAGATCAAATTAGTAAAATAAACCCTTTTATAGAAGTTTTTGCTCAAATTTTAAAAATAGAAAAAGAAAATATAGCTGAACTTTTTATAGATGATGATATAGTTTGTGAAGCTTTTGATAGCGCCATATATAAAGCACTTTTAATGCAAAATTTTCATCAAATTTATCCGCATAAAACTTTAATTTGTGCTTCAGGTTTAGCAGGTTATGGAGATAGTAATAGTATACAAACAAGAAAAATTGCCAATAATTTTTATATATGTGGAGATTTAAAAAATGAAGCCAAAATGGGTAATGGACTTATGGCTCCACGAGTAAATATTTGTGCAGGTCATCAAGCTAATTTAGTCTTAGAACTTTTAGCAAACTTTAGTCTTTAA